A window of Punica granatum isolate Tunisia-2019 chromosome 8, ASM765513v2, whole genome shotgun sequence genomic DNA:
tgagaaaggtattcaaattctcttttgagtaatatttgtatatgtcaattaatttttatttctttaaacGAGTCCGGCCCCTTAAGAAAAGTTACGTGGGTGTTCCCGAGTACTCTTCTGTTAGCTTAAtatgttatatttataataatatatacacaagGAAAAGTTGAATAAGTACACGAAATgtatatacaaaatattaacATATTAAGATCTCCATATAGTTATAGGATTTCACTTAAATTTACAGACATAAAGACACCAACAGCGTTGCTTTGAAGCAACAAAATTCatcacaaaatttcaaataataaaatctacATTACAAGCTCAATATCTCATGTTGAAATTTAGGGTTTGAAGACTGTCTGAGTGAGAGAGGGAATGATCGAGGAGGCCTGTATGAGGTTCTTATCACTGATTAGAAGAGAAACGATGATTGGCTGGGCTCGAggcaattaattaaatatatttaaatttaagtaCCAAATATATAAGCAATCGATTGGGGTCTTAAACTCGTCCCCGTAGCCCGAAATCGAAAAATTAGACAAGGAACCGAACCATTTCTAGAATAGAAGAGCCGAAAATTCGGGCTGGTTGGTTCGGCTTTCGGGTTAGTCACTTCCCTCAGCTCTAATCAgagttgaaaaaataaataaaaataaaacggAATAATTTATACTTCTAATAACATATACACTTAAGAAAAGTTGAATAAGCATTCGAAACGTATACAAAATATTCACATATAAGATCTCTATATAATTATAGGCTTTTACTTGATTTACAGACACAAAGACACCAATAGCTTTGCTTTGAAGCTAAGATTTGTCATCTGACACAGCTTCAGACCTCCATTTGGGCAATGGTCTCAGAATATTCACGAGACTCCTTTTATTATTGCAAAATAACAATGGAAACTCCTTACTGAATATCATCTTAGGGCTCGATGACGATCTTCCCAGTGGCATGCCCATCGATGCTCTTAGACCAGGCATCCTCTGCTCTGCTCAGCGGGTGCACAGAGTCGATAACAGTCTTCAGCTTCCCTTCCTTCACGAGCCTCACCAAGAACTCCAAGTTCTCGGCTTTTGGTATCATCAGCAAAGGAACCAGCTGTTTCTTCGAGAAGGTGAGCTTCTTGAGGGCGAAGGTCCACATGGCACTGGGCCCAGGTGTCATATCAATAACCTTTCCGTTTTCACTCAGGTTGGGCTCGAAAGTCGACCACGGGATCCCCATAGCACAGTGGACCACCGCATCATACTTCTTGCCCGATGGGCTCCTCAGGGCAGCACCATCAGGGGTTTTGTAGTCAAGGACCTCGTCGGCCCCGAGGCTTTTGACGAACTCGAGGTTGCGGGCCCCACAAGTAGCAGTCACGTGGGTGTTCCCAAGCTTGGCCAGCTGGACAGCATAGTGGCCGACCCCGCCAGAAGCTGCAGTGATGAGGATGTTTATTGGGGGGCCATCCCTACTCCCATCAAGCTTGACTCCAGCAGGCCCTGTCAGAGCCTGGTGGGCTGTGAGGCCAGCCACGGGCAGACTAGCTGCTTCACGGGCATTCAGCTCCGGGGGCCGTGCAACAGTGAGGGACTCCTTTGCAACGCCAAATTCAGCAAGCCCACCTCCTCCCTAACATATAATCATTTGATTATGGTCCAAGAAACACAATGAAAGTGCAATGTGCATTTTCAGTCAGCAGGAAAAACATAGTTATTTACGACATGTTTCTACTTCTGGACATTAGTATGATTGACCAGAAAGAATTTTCTGtggtttccttttctcttctctcataaatttttttttttaaaaaaaccaCGAGAAATCTCAACAGAAACCTCCTAGAAAAGTCTATAAAAGACTTCAGCTTAAGAAAACAAACGGTAGGAGATGTTTCTTCTCATAGTAATAGAAAAGTCTATAAAAGACTTCAGCTTAAGAACCTTTGACCGACCTCAAGCTATGGCAGCACCTATAAATGGGAATTATTTTCCACAAAAAaagttcttttattttaagttCATCATAACTTCATAAGAGGGTGACATCAAGCTTAGTGTTTTACGAGAGAGATGAAGAGGAGAAAGCGAGAAGGGGGCACTTACAAGATGGCTGAACAATGCAACAACTTTGTCCCCTAGTTTGAAATTCTTTACTACTGATCCAACCTCTACGACCTCCCCAGCTACATCAGTGGCTAGTACCAGAAAAGAGTTCCTTCAGAACAACAACACATAGGATGTTTCCAGCAGCAAGTGAAGTAAACAACTGGACAATGAGAATCACATCGTACATATTGGAGGAACATCAGATGGCTGATTTGAAATAAGAAGACGCGGAAAAATGGAcatattttctcaaaaaagAGCAGCATTTTGCATCACTTGGCTCTTATAAGTAATAACACTCCAGAAGTTCATACTTTGATCCATCCAAATGCCACGGACCAATTCAGAATGTATAATACATGGAACACATTCCGGCCAGAAAAAAAGTGATGACATGACTTGAATTACAGTACCTGGTATATGAGGGAATTTACGGGGCATCAAGGGTCTAAGCAAGCCCTTCTGTATTTTCCAATCAACGGGGTTAAGACTAGTTGCTTCGACTTTGAGCAAAACTTCATCTTTCTTCGGTGCGGGAACTGGTACTTCCACATGCTGCAAGATTAACATATACTAGGTCATTAGGAAGACACAAGATCAGCAGCAGAACCCGACCAAACTGAGCTCAGATGAAGGACCCCTTTTATTTATCTCACCACCACAACAACAAAATCTCAACAAGTTGCATGCAAACCGGGGAGTTTCTTTTATTCCGTAAGGGAAATAACGCAGGGTCTACAACACAGATTCAAATGCCCGAAAATTCAATGGGGGGCTATCTAAGCTAAAAGAGGTGCACCAAAGAAAGCAACAAACTTGAATATCCCGAAAATTCTATGTCAAAGACAGCGATATCATTCTGCTTCTAACATTCTTTTTAACAGGAACAGAGTCGAATTCGAGCATATGTACTACTGCAGAAGGACCCTTTCAAGACATTTGCAACGCATTAACCTGACAGTATCAAGACGAACTAGATAATCGACATTACGCCGCATACAGGGAACCTGAAGGAACTCCTGATAAATCCTCCATATTCAATCAAGCAATGAGTTAAAATCAGAGCATTAAAGAATCGATCTATGGGATGAAAAAAATCGGGGCTCAACCACCATAACTACGCACCAAAAAATGGATTGATAGCCATAAATTTCAGCAGCATATCAAGCAACGATACTGCAAGGAATCCCAACGTAATCTACGCGTCCACCGAACATCAGAGGGGAAATGCCGGTGATACTCACCTTTAAGCCAGCGGCACCTCCGCCGTAGGATTCATACTGGACAGCGTGCATAAGCTTTCCGGCCATCTTCTCCGTCCACTGAGCTCTCACAATCgagcgagagagagggaaagcgGGGGGTAAAGGAAGGAGGAGAGTGTTCGAGCAGGTTGCGATGGGAGCCGCTCGTTTCATGAGGAACGCGTACTTCTGTTCCCTTGCTGAATTGACGGATATACCCCCGCAATTACATGTAAACAAATTCGACCAAATCTAATTAATACACAGCTTTTCGAGAAATTCTAATTAATCATTCTTCGCTATTATGACGTGATCACGAAGAATTAATTGATATGGCTCTCTTAAGACCTGTGTTAATGCTTCGCTGCACGCATGCTCATCAATTCATTGATTTATCTGTTGCAATCATATTGGTGTTTTATATTATGCCAGATAACGAAATAGAATGATCAAAGAGTTTCtcagtaaatatatatatgcatcttGATCCGTGGTTCGACGTATGAGGATGAATCCTTGCCGGCGGTATGAAATTGTTCATTGCTAGCAATTGGAGAGCGGAAGGATAACGTACTAAATCACCGCCACCAACCGATCTTAGTGATACATATCATTCCATTTGCTATGGGCGGAACGTATTCTTTAAGTCATCTGACAACCACATTCACATACAGTCAGTTTCTACCCTTGCGATCGGTCCTGATAACCTTATTTGCTAATTCGGGTTTCATCGATGTGTCATGGATGAGCATCAAATTAGACTCGATCTATAAGCATGGGTATGCCCGTCGTATATGTAATGTCTATCCACGCACAA
This region includes:
- the LOC116188941 gene encoding chloroplast envelope quinone oxidoreductase homolog, producing the protein MAGKLMHAVQYESYGGGAAGLKHVEVPVPAPKKDEVLLKVEATSLNPVDWKIQKGLLRPLMPRKFPHIPATDVAGEVVEVGSVVKNFKLGDKVVALFSHLGGGGLAEFGVAKESLTVARPPELNAREAASLPVAGLTAHQALTGPAGVKLDGSRDGPPINILITAASGGVGHYAVQLAKLGNTHVTATCGARNLEFVKSLGADEVLDYKTPDGAALRSPSGKKYDAVVHCAMGIPWSTFEPNLSENGKVIDMTPGPSAMWTFALKKLTFSKKQLVPLLMIPKAENLEFLVRLVKEGKLKTVIDSVHPLSRAEDAWSKSIDGHATGKIVIEP